Sequence from the Fibrobacter sp. UWP2 genome:
TGGTGGCGGACCGCAATGGGACCCTGGTGCAGGCGGTTCCATCGCCTCGTGGGCGCAGCTTTGACCATACCGAATGGGTCGTGGGTGACTCGGCGAACCTTGTGGTGGCGACGCTCGCGAATATCGATGGCGTCCACGGTAGGGTGGTCTTGGTGGATCTCTCCGACAGCACCGTGATGCCGCTGGTGGACGGTGTAGAGCTGTGGCACCCGAGCTTGTGGGTCAAAGGCTCCAACAAGATGGTTTTGCAAAACGAGTGGAACCTGGACAGCGCGTGCGTGTATTACGTTGACGTGAGCAATCCGCTGCTCTCGTTCAAAATGAACGCCTTTTGGAGCGAGTACGATTCGCTCGAGGTCGTGGCCGTGGGCTCCTCGCGCATGAGCATGGCGTTTGCCCCCAGTGCTTTGTCGTACGGCCGTTCGTATAACATGGCGGCGATCCCCTCCGATATGGACGTTTCGCTTTACGTTTTGGAGAACTATGTGTTCAGGCACGCCAAGAGTCTCAAGGCTGTTATCGTAGGGATTGATCCCGATTTGTGGAATGATGCCGAGAATGTGAAGGTCGCCGAGAACCTGCTCGCGATTCCGGGCTACTTTTACGACAGGGACCACGACTTTTGGGAAGATAAGGATTTGCCTGAACTCAAGAAGATCAGCGAAAGGATCCTCAGCGAGCAGGAAGTTTTTGACGGGAACCATCTTAACAGGGGCTGGGTCAACATCCTCGACCAAAATTCCTGGACCACGGGCGGCTTTAACCAGGTCGACATCTTGGGCGATTCCACCTGGTGCGACAGTACCGATAGAATCGAGCGCGCCCTCGCCGAACTGGAGAAAATCTTGCAAATGGCGAAGGAGAGGAACGTGCTGGTTTTGGGCGTGGTGTTCCCGCAAAGCCCCTATTACGCCACGACGGGTTCGTTTGGCCGCCATGCGATTCGCCGTAGCTGCGCCGAACAGGCTTTGAGCAAGGTGGACTCGATGCAACTGGCGTACGACAATTTTGTCTTTATGGACGAGAACAAGATGGGGGCGCACGATTATGCCGATTCCCTGGCCTACGATTATGACCATCTGAACGGTTTTGGGGCTTTGCGCTTGACTGCAAAGATCGATTCGGTGCTGCTGCATTATTAAATTATGGCTATGAAGACTTTCCATTTTTTGCTTTTGACGCTCTGCCTCGCCATGCTCGCTTGGGCTGCTCCCAAGACAGGCTCCATGCGCGACAGCCGCGACGGTCGTAGCTACCGCACGGTCGTAATCGGCTCCATCACCTGGACGGCAGAGAATATTTCGTATAAAATAAGCGGAAGCGAATGTTACGATGGCAAGGCCGAGAACTGCACCAAGTACGGCAGACTCTACACCTTCGAGGCGGCTACCAAGGCATGCCCCTCGGGTTGGCACCTGCCTGAGAACGATGAATGGAAGCGGTTTCGCACGTTTATCGAGGACAGCGACGGCAAGGAAGCCGCCTGGGTGAGCCTCAAGTCCCGCGACAAGTGGGACGGCAGCGACCGCTACGGCTTTGACGTGGTGCCCGCGGGCAGGGCGACCGACGAATTCTTGGACTTGGGCGTGTCGGCGCACTTTTGGAGCGCCACCAGCGAGGATGGCGACGCGTACGGCTG
This genomic interval carries:
- a CDS encoding FISUMP domain-containing protein, which gives rise to MKTFHFLLLTLCLAMLAWAAPKTGSMRDSRDGRSYRTVVIGSITWTAENISYKISGSECYDGKAENCTKYGRLYTFEAATKACPSGWHLPENDEWKRFRTFIEDSDGKEAAWVSLKSRDKWDGSDRYGFDVVPAGRATDEFLDLGVSAHFWSATSEDGDAYGWHLAPPGDFTMDFDVSSNMYSVRCVKDY